A single window of [Clostridium] hylemonae DSM 15053 DNA harbors:
- a CDS encoding VanZ family protein — MTQTTIQLSFFEAILDLLMPGPLYAASLILIGILLFFFFRKDKGLPRFRTAFGSLLLYYYLGIVFRNVVGIPTIKEFIRLDSLGESIFNPIVNWIPFADGISFDFILNILCFIPFGFLCPLISGTYKQLKKVIFLGFLLSLLIEVSQMFTLYRATDINDLITNVLGTAAGYLCFRLVVKLRNAITGKAYTASAANDSALFLPPLVTLLAFIIVFIT, encoded by the coding sequence ATGACACAAACGACGATTCAATTAAGTTTTTTTGAAGCAATACTAGACTTGTTGATGCCTGGGCCGCTGTATGCGGCGAGTCTTATATTAATTGGAATTTTGCTGTTTTTCTTTTTCCGAAAGGATAAAGGACTGCCCCGGTTCAGGACAGCATTTGGTTCACTTTTATTATATTATTATCTGGGCATCGTCTTTCGCAACGTTGTCGGTATACCGACGATCAAAGAATTTATCCGGCTGGACAGTCTCGGGGAATCTATCTTTAATCCTATTGTTAACTGGATTCCGTTTGCCGATGGGATAAGCTTTGATTTCATACTGAATATCCTTTGTTTTATTCCGTTCGGCTTTCTCTGTCCGCTCATCAGCGGCACATATAAACAACTAAAAAAAGTGATCTTCCTCGGCTTCTTACTTTCACTCCTGATCGAAGTCAGCCAGATGTTTACACTGTACAGAGCTACAGATATCAATGATCTGATCACAAATGTTCTCGGCACGGCCGCCGGTTACCTGTGCTTCAGACTTGTTGTAAAGCTGAGGAACGCAATAACGGGCAAGGCGTATACCGCCTCCGCAGCAAATGATTCTGCACTGTTTCTGCCTCCTCTGGTCACACTACTGGCCTTTATCATAGTATTTATAACCTAG
- a CDS encoding TIGR04100 family radical SAM protein, producing the protein MADILYTYKNQVYANITNKCDCRCTFCIRSHEDSVGDAKTLWHKTDPSLEEVIAAMDAFDFTGYDELVYCGYGEPTCALETLTASAKYAKEKYGVRIRVNTNGLANLYYGRDIIPALAGIVDSVSISLNAPTSEEYDKVTRPRFTGAFDALLQFASECKDYIPDVRLTIVDVLPQDKIEASQALADSLGITLRIRKYA; encoded by the coding sequence ATGGCTGATATCCTATATACTTACAAAAATCAGGTCTATGCCAATATCACAAACAAATGCGACTGCCGCTGCACCTTCTGTATACGAAGCCACGAAGATTCCGTGGGGGATGCCAAGACGCTCTGGCACAAGACAGATCCCTCCCTGGAAGAAGTCATAGCCGCCATGGACGCATTTGACTTTACAGGCTATGACGAACTCGTCTATTGTGGTTACGGAGAGCCGACCTGCGCTCTGGAAACTCTGACCGCATCCGCAAAATACGCAAAAGAAAAGTACGGTGTACGCATCCGCGTCAACACGAACGGACTCGCAAACCTGTACTACGGCCGGGACATTATCCCCGCGCTCGCCGGGATCGTAGATTCCGTATCTATCAGCCTGAATGCCCCGACAAGCGAAGAATACGATAAAGTGACACGCCCCCGGTTTACCGGCGCGTTCGATGCGCTGCTGCAGTTTGCGTCCGAATGTAAAGATTATATTCCCGATGTAAGGCTTACCATCGTAGATGTGCTTCCCCAGGATAAAATAGAAGCAAGCCAGGCGCTGGCAGACTCTCTCGGCATCACATTAAGGATACGTAAATACGCGTGA
- a CDS encoding TIGR04002 family protein: protein MKQNMQQGKAIPLLTAAGLFAAMITLMTAYIFHIPYGTNGGYIHFGDTFIYIAAVLLPRPYALAAAAIGGGLADMLTAPMWAPATIIIKMLITLPFTSHNGRMLSPRNVAAPFIAALISAAGYYLAEGILFGSFLSPIASLTGSAVQSGGSAVIFLAAAAALDRIHMKNRADQLLFLQ from the coding sequence ATGAAACAGAACATGCAACAGGGAAAAGCGATCCCGCTGCTCACCGCTGCCGGGCTCTTTGCTGCGATGATCACACTTATGACAGCCTATATCTTCCACATACCTTATGGGACAAACGGCGGATATATACATTTTGGAGATACTTTCATATACATTGCGGCCGTCCTGCTCCCCAGACCTTATGCTCTGGCAGCGGCAGCGATCGGAGGCGGTCTTGCGGATATGCTCACCGCGCCTATGTGGGCGCCGGCCACCATCATCATAAAGATGCTGATCACCCTCCCATTTACAAGTCACAACGGCCGGATGCTCAGCCCGAGGAATGTGGCGGCGCCGTTTATCGCCGCGCTCATATCAGCCGCCGGCTACTATCTGGCAGAAGGGATCCTCTTTGGCTCCTTCCTGTCTCCTATTGCCTCACTGACCGGCAGCGCCGTGCAGTCCGGCGGAAGCGCCGTTATCTTTCTGGCCGCCGCCGCGGCGCTCGACAGAATCCACATGAAGAACCGCGCAGATCAGCTGCTGTTCCTGCAATAA
- a CDS encoding cold-shock protein, with translation MNSGTVKWFNSQKGFGFITDDQGGDVFVHFSAIVSNGFKTLEEGQKVTFDTETDPKDSSKLKAVNVCAA, from the coding sequence ATGAACAGCGGTACAGTAAAGTGGTTTAACTCACAAAAAGGATTTGGATTTATTACAGATGACCAGGGCGGAGATGTATTCGTACATTTTTCAGCGATCGTTTCTAACGGATTTAAGACTCTGGAAGAAGGACAGAAAGTGACTTTCGACACAGAGACAGATCCGAAAGACAGCAGCAAGCTGAAAGCAGTTAATGTTTGCGCAGCATAG
- a CDS encoding pyridoxamine kinase — MTKKIAIINDLSGFGRCSLTAAISVTAAMGVQPCPLPTAILSAQTGYPSYFCDDYTDKMEAFRSEWKKMNVRFDGIYTGFVASEMQIRHIHRFIDTFCGEDTFLLVDPVMGDNGNTYAMFTEQLRCQMRELALRADIITPNLTELCLLTGTDYHTLADIKDTGHLTETIDRAGKELCKEGPGEIIVTGIRHKSENGTDMMGNLYITKEFCKLSSFPYIGGSYSGTGDLFASCLAAGIARGDSIPDIMETAGAFLELALADSVKEQVPRNDGVNYEKFLPMLLKGA; from the coding sequence ATGACAAAAAAAATAGCAATAATCAACGATTTATCCGGATTTGGCCGCTGTTCGCTCACCGCCGCCATCTCCGTCACCGCCGCCATGGGCGTACAGCCGTGTCCGCTGCCTACGGCAATTCTCAGTGCACAGACAGGATATCCCAGCTACTTCTGCGACGACTATACAGACAAAATGGAAGCCTTCCGTTCCGAATGGAAGAAAATGAATGTACGGTTCGACGGCATATACACCGGGTTTGTCGCCAGTGAAATGCAGATCCGGCATATACACAGGTTTATCGATACATTCTGCGGCGAAGATACTTTTCTTCTCGTAGACCCTGTCATGGGAGACAACGGGAATACTTACGCCATGTTCACCGAACAACTCCGGTGCCAGATGCGGGAACTGGCCTTGCGGGCCGACATCATCACCCCAAACCTTACCGAACTGTGCCTCCTTACAGGCACAGACTACCATACCCTTGCGGATATAAAGGATACCGGGCATCTGACTGAAACCATTGACCGGGCCGGCAAAGAACTGTGTAAAGAAGGTCCCGGTGAGATCATCGTCACCGGCATCCGCCACAAAAGTGAAAATGGGACTGACATGATGGGCAACCTGTATATCACGAAAGAATTCTGCAAATTGTCTTCTTTCCCTTACATCGGCGGAAGTTACTCCGGGACCGGCGATCTATTCGCCTCGTGTCTCGCGGCAGGTATTGCCCGCGGCGATTCCATACCGGATATCATGGAGACTGCAGGAGCATTTCTGGAGCTTGCCCTTGCCGATTCCGTGAAAGAACAGGTCCCCCGCAATGACGGTGTGAATTATGAGAAATTCCTTCCCATGCTTCTGAAAGGGGCCTGA